A stretch of Syntrophorhabdus sp. DNA encodes these proteins:
- a CDS encoding DUF3991 domain-containing protein, whose product MRPTHHNNDEIKIINATVDIGQVAEALGFAKDRAKSSKMSHKYTRDGDRIVVKDSPSRPGQEYYTLGKSKEEGDCGPVFNFVYWREGERNLGKTRKILKPFIGTLDAALVTPVTVPSRMIEEEAPDRSSEWEALSETPMPLKRHVVDHLYKMGITRETLEAFRGLLHADAMKNACFASRLQDGRIVGWSVRGTQDKKFRSNHGTKALFFGPPGKERTEHLVVTESALDALSYWQIFHEQVDIMVSATNGNTGDYGQVVLLARELGAQQIIVATDNDEAGEEQGKALAAVLDNAGVPWFYHRPPGGTKDWNKYLLQQKEVTA is encoded by the coding sequence ATGAGACCGACGCATCACAACAACGACGAGATCAAAATCATCAATGCGACCGTGGACATCGGGCAGGTGGCGGAGGCTCTGGGGTTCGCGAAAGACCGGGCTAAGAGCTCCAAAATGAGCCACAAATACACACGGGACGGTGATCGGATCGTGGTCAAGGACAGCCCCTCCCGCCCGGGCCAAGAGTACTACACGCTGGGCAAAAGTAAAGAGGAGGGAGATTGCGGACCCGTCTTCAACTTCGTCTATTGGAGGGAGGGAGAAAGGAACCTGGGGAAAACAAGAAAGATCCTCAAGCCCTTCATCGGAACCCTGGACGCTGCACTTGTAACGCCGGTGACCGTCCCCTCGCGGATGATTGAAGAAGAGGCCCCGGACCGGTCCAGTGAATGGGAAGCATTAAGCGAGACCCCGATGCCGCTCAAAAGACACGTAGTCGACCATTTGTACAAAATGGGCATCACACGGGAAACGCTGGAGGCCTTCCGAGGCCTGCTCCACGCCGATGCGATGAAGAACGCCTGCTTCGCTTCACGCCTCCAGGACGGAAGAATAGTCGGGTGGTCCGTCCGGGGAACGCAGGATAAAAAATTCCGATCGAACCATGGAACGAAGGCCCTGTTTTTCGGGCCGCCGGGGAAGGAAAGAACGGAGCATCTCGTGGTCACCGAATCCGCGCTTGATGCCCTTTCATACTGGCAGATCTTCCACGAACAGGTCGATATCATGGTCAGCGCAACCAACGGCAACACTGGAGACTATGGTCAGGTCGTGCTGCTGGCGCGTGAGCTTGGGGCACAGCAGATCATCGTGGCAACCGACAATGACGAAGCAGGTGAGGAACAGGGTAAAGCCCTGGCCGCCGTCCTCGATAATGCAGGCGTTCCCTGGTTTTATCACCGCCCGCCGGGCGGGACAAAGGACTGGAACAAATACTTGCTACAGCAGAAGGAGGTAACAGCATGA